Below is a window of Nitrospira sp. DNA.
AGATCGGCGCCAGGATCGGCCTCAATTCGGGCCCCTGCATCGTGGGCAACATGGGGTCCGAAGAACGAATGGAATATACGGTGACCGGCGATAGTGTGAACCTGGCTTCTCGTCTGGAGGGGGCCAGCAAGTATTACGACACGCTGATTCTGATCGGCCAGCGGACGGCCGAACTGGCGAAGAACGACATTGAAGTGCGGGAGATCGATCTGCTACGAGTGAAAGGGAAAAAAGAGCCGGTCGTCGTGTTCGAACTGTTGGCCCGCAAGGGGCAGCTGGATGACAAGAAGCGGCGCGTGATCGCAGTGTATCTGGAAGGACTGACGGCCTATAAGATGCGGAATTTTTCAACCGCTTGTGCCAGGTTTTCAGAAGCCGTTGCGCTGGATCCGTCGGATGGGCCTTCGCGGGTCTACCTGGAACGATCCACGAATTATCGACAGATGCCCCCGCCTGGAGAGTGGGACGGCGTCTATGAAATGACCTCAAAATAAGTGGCAGTGCCGAGGGGGAGGAAGCTGTGACAGCACCACGATCGTTTTGGATTCCGCTCATCGCCCTGTGGATCGGTCTGTTCGCCTGGGGGACGGAAGCCTGGGCCGAAACCGTCTACGTGCAAGCCAAGACGGCTCAACTGCGCGCAGGAAAAACCTCGCTGGATGCCGTGGTCGGGAATGTAAAGTTCGGCGAGTCGCTGGAGGTGGTCGGTCGAGATGGAAGCTGGATGGAGGTCAAAACTTCAGCCGGCGCACGGGGATGGATCTTCGCCAACAAAACGTCCACATCGAAACCGTCAGGGAGCAACGACACCTTGGCGCGGCTGGGTCAGAGTATGCGGGGCGGAGACGCATCCGCGACCACCGCGTCGGCGGGAGCCAGAGGGCTGGACAAGGCGTCCGAGGGGTATGCCAACCGTGCCGGCGTGTCCGCGCGGGATCGGGAGGTAGTGGATCGCATGACGGCCTATCAAATCCCCGACCAGGACGTCGAAGAGTTCATGCGGGAAGGAGGCCTGGGCGAATATGCAAAATAACAGGATCTGGACGGCGAGCCTGATGGCGCTCTCGATGGCGGTGGCTGGTTGTGCGGAAGTGCAGCGGGCTGCCGAGGATGTCGCGCGACAATCCGGCAATCCCCGATTGGCCGGCGCAATCCATGGCGCAGGCAATGTCGTCGGCAGTCTGTTTCCCATCGGTTACGAGGAAGAGTCGTCGATCGGGCAGGCGATAGCCCTGCAAGTCGTGGCGCGATACGGCGGTGTCGTGGATCAGCCTGAGTTAGTCCGTTATGTGAACCTGGTGGGGAGGGCGGTGGCCAACACATCCGACCGGCCCGATATCCCATATCGGGTCGCCATTCTGGATCACGAGTCGATCAATGCGTTTGCCGCGCCTGCCGGGTATATTTTTGTGACGCGGGGTCTGCTCAAGCAAATTAAGAATGAAGCGGAACTCGCCGCCGTTCTGGGGCATGAAATTGCGCACGTGAGCGAAAAGCATATTCTTGACGTGATTCAACGCAGCAAGCGCCTGGCCGGGGTCACCGAAGCCGGCCTCTCCTATGCGACGAGTAATCCGGCTGCGTTCAAGGGCGTCATCGACGGCGCCGTCAAGAAGCTGCTCGATGAAGGGCTGGATCAGGAGAAAGAAACCGACGCCGATACGGTCGGTGAAGTGTTCGCCGCGCGGGTCGGATACGATGCGGAGGCCTATGTGGGCCTCCTGACGCGGTTGCGCGATCTCAAGGGCGATGACCGTGCGCTGTTTAAGACCCATCCCAACTTTTCCGCGCGGATCGAGGCCGTGCAGAAGACCATTCGCACCAAGCATCTTGCCTCCAACGGCCTGGTGTTGCAGGAACGGTTTGCCCGCATGATCAAGCGTGTCTAGCAGGCGGCTGAAACAGGCTGCCAGCGGCGTTCTCGCGGCGTTCAGGGGCCGTCCCTAGCTCGCCGGGCGAAAGCGTAGCGTGAAGGTGGTTCCTTTTCCCTGGTTGCTGGTCACGGCCAGGGTTCCGCCGTTATCCTCGATGAGCCGTTTGACGTTGGTGAGGCCGAGACCGGTTCCATAGGCTTTGGTCGTGAAGAAGGGCTCGAAGATTCGTGAAAGGTGTTCCGGAGCGATGCCGTTTCCGGTATCGGCCACCTCAATTTCCACCTCGCTGTCCTGTCCGGCTCTGGTCGTGAGGGTCAGGGTTCCTCCTTCCGGCATCGCTTCACGCGCATTGATGAGGAGGTTCATCAGGGCCTCCTTCACCTGCTCCGGATCGACCTGAATCGAGGGCAGGGCATGCTCAAATCGCTGTTCGACCCGGATGCGTTCATGTCCACCCTGTGCTTCCCACTGTCTCAGCGCAGCGCGGACGACGGCTTCCGCAGGTTCTACCTTGAAGTCCGGCGGCTTCTGTCTGGCATACCGGAGAAAGTCGTGGAGTCGCAGTGAAAGTTTGTCGACTTCATCGATGATATAGCGGGCCATTTCCTGGCGGATGGGTTCTTCCTGCGGCCCCTCCAGCACGACTTGTGCGGAACTCCGGATGACGCCGAGCGGGTTCCGCAGATCGTGGGCGAGGGCGGCGAGCAGTTGTCCCACCGACGCCAGCTTTTCCTGCCGGATCAGCTCATGTTGCTGTGACCGGATCGTTCGCAGGTTTTCTTCCAGCACCTCCCGCATGGCCGCGAAACTCGTGGCCAGGTCTTCAATTTCATCAGCGGTCTGATAGCCCGGCGAAAGCAACGGGGGCCGGGGGCGGTTTGCGGTGCTCTCTTCCGGTAGGGCCAGCGTAAGGCGAAGGCCCTCCGCTTCGCGCTGGAGCGCCACGATCGGTTTCACGATGCGGTAGCCGACAAGAAACCCGAAGGCGGAGAGCACGATCACCAGCCCGAACCCGATGACGCCGACCGTCAGCAGCAGGGAATAGATCGGCGCGTAGGTTTCCTCGGGCGCCTGCCGGATGAACGCATACCATCGGTTGCCGTCGAGGCTCCCCGGCGTCAGCGCATGAGTCAGGTGGACCGGCGCCGCCCCGACGATCGCATCGCGGCCGCCGTGTGCATCATCGTCTGCGACCAGCCACAGGGGGCGATCCAACGTCAGCCGGTTCATCAAAGTCGATGGAATCAAATGGGCGGTGGGCGGCAGGACCGGGCAGATCAACGGCGTGCCTTGCGTGTCGAGCAGCATGGCGTGACCCGTGTTCCCGATCTGGATGGGGAGGATCATTTGAGTCAACAGATTGCGACGGATGACGAGGCCGACGACGCCGATGGTGGACCGGCGGGTGTCGTCAAGGATCGGGACGGCAACATGGAAGACCATGTCGTTCACCTGAGGATCGAACGTCACGTTGCTGACGTAGGATGTGCCGGGTGCGGCCTGTATGGCTTCACGCCACCAGACTTCGCCCGCCTGTTGCGGCGGCAGCCGCGGATCTGTCGAGGCGACGACCTGGCCCTGTCGGTCGGCAATGGTGACACGCACATAGTGCCGGGATTCGCCCGCCCATTCGTGGAGGTAGCTTGTGGTGTCCTGGTCCACCGCGGGCGGGCCGTTGGATTTCGGATGGGCCGGCGATGGCGGAGGCTGTGTCTTGCCGGCAGTGGTACCGGTCTGTTGGTTCGCAAGGACGACCGGCTGACGGACGTGCAGGGGGACGAGCGCCAGCCGGATGGCCCGATCGATTTCATTGTCGACAGCGGTTGCCAGTCGAATAGAGGTGGAACGCGCGATCTCCTGGAAGCCTTCACCGATGGCTTGCTTGAGAGTGGCGGTGCTGGATCGGTAGGTCGCCCAGAGCGCGACCATGCCGGGCACGATGCCGACAATGAGCAGCGCGATGAAGAATTTTCTCTGGAGACCGCCGGTTCGTCGTAGGCGACGCATCAGCCTGAGGGCAGCGACAGGTTATGTTTGGCCATTCGATACCGCAACGTATTGCGCGTGATCTTGAGCAGACGGCTGGCTTCGGACACGTTCCCCCCGGTTTTACGCAACGCCTCCTGGAGCATCGTCTTTTCGACTTCCTCCACGGAAAGTCCCAGCGCGAGGAGGGACGGTGTACCGGCCGGTTTCTCTTCGTTTGGCGGCGGAGTGCTCTTGAACGAGGCCGGCAGATGCTCGGGCGTAATCTCGTCCTGTTTGCAGGTGATGGTCAGCCACTCCACGACATTGTGCAGTTCCCGCACGTTGCCCGGCCAGGGGTATTGTTTGAGGATCGCGAGCGCCTCGGTGGTCATTCCCCTGATGCGGCTGCCGCGTTCCCGACGGGCCTGGCTGAGGAACTGAGTCAGAATCGGTTCGATATCCTCCGGTCGTTCGCGCAAGGGCGGCATCCGGAGCTGATACACGTTCAGGCGATAGTAGAGGTCCAGGCGGAAACGGCCCGCTTTGATAAGATCGGGCAATTCCTGGTTGGTCGCGGCGATGACGCGAATATCGACGGCGACACTGCGCACGCCGCCCAATGGCTCCACGACATGCTGTTCAAGGACGCGCAGGAGCTTGGCCTGTGCCGTCAAACTCAGTTCGCCGATTTCGTCCAGGAACAATGTGCCCCGGTCCGCCATTTGAAAGCGTCCCGGCTTGGCTTTCTTTGCGTCGGTAAACGCACCCTTCTCGTACCCGAACAGTTCGGATTCCAACAGGTGCTCGGGGATGCCGGCGCAGTTCAGGGCTACCATCGGGCCTTGGGCGCGCGGGCTGACGAGGTGGATGGCGCGCGCGAGCAGATCCTTGCCCGTTCCGCTTTCGCCTGTGATGAGGACCGTGGCATCGGTCTGTGCCACTTCCCGGGCGAGCCGCTTGATCAGTTCCATCTCCTTGGAGACGCTGACCATGCGGTCGAAGCCGAACTGTTCGTGCAACCCTGCGCGCAGAATGCGATTGTCCCGGGCGAGCTGACGGACCTGCAGCGCGCGGGCAATGACGATCTTCAACTCTTCATTGTCGACAGGCTTGGAGATGTAGTCGTAGGCGCCTTTCTGCATGGCCTCGACGGCCGATTTGACGGTGCCGTATCCGGTCACGATCAGGACCGGCACATCGGGTAACTGTTGCCGGGCTGCTTCCAGCACATCCATGCCCGAGACGGCGCCCAATTGGAGATCCGTGATGATCATGTCGAGGGATTCGTGTTCCTGGATCATGCGGAGGGCTTCGTCCCCCGAGCGGGCCAGGAGCAACTGATACCCGGCAGGTTTCAGCACCAGCTCGAAGAGCCGCCGCATTCGTTCTTCATCTTCGACGATCAGGAGGGTGGGTGCGTGCATGGCCTCGCAACCGGCTGAGGTGGGTCCTCACATGAGGGAGGACATGAGACCGTAGCCTACCACTATCGGCCGGGGAGAAACAGTGGGTGGGGCTTAGCGGGGATCGGCGCTCGGCGGAGGTGTGGTGCTGTGCCGATCAACGGGGGCGGTTTCATTGGAGAGCGCCCAGGAGAGATTGCGTTGGAGTCCGGCGTATTTTGCGCGGCGGATGGGACTGTGTTTGAACGTGGTGGCGAAGGTCTGCTCGTCCATCTTCGTCAGGGCCAGCAGCGACGGGGCCGCGGTGAGTGGGGAAGGCTGGAAGCCGGGTTCGGTGGTTGATCCGGCCTGGACGTTGTAGGGGCAGATGTCCAGGCAATCGTCGCAGCCGAAAATCCGGTTGCCCAGCTTTCGCCGGAGGTCCTCGGCGATCGGCGGTTCGGTGCCGCGAAGTTCGATGGTCAGGTAGGAGATGCAGCGTCCGGCATCGACGACGTAGGGTTCGGTGATCGCGCCGGTCGGACAGGCCTGGATGCAGAGCGTGCAACTTCCGCAGAGATCGGTTCCCGCCTCATCCGGCTCAAGCTCCAGCGTCGTCAGAATTTCTCCCAGGAGCAGCCAGGAGCCGAAGTCTGTCGAGACAAGGTTCGAATGTTTGCCGATCCAGCCGAGGCCGGCCTGCTGGGCCCAGGCCTTCTCCATGACCGGTCCCGTGTCGACATAGGCCCGGTTGAGGCTGTCCGGGGCCAGCGCGCCGATGCGCTCGGCGAGTTGGGCCAGCTTGTCGCCAAGGATCTTGTGGTAGTCG
It encodes the following:
- a CDS encoding SH3 domain-containing protein — translated: MTAPRSFWIPLIALWIGLFAWGTEAWAETVYVQAKTAQLRAGKTSLDAVVGNVKFGESLEVVGRDGSWMEVKTSAGARGWIFANKTSTSKPSGSNDTLARLGQSMRGGDASATTASAGARGLDKASEGYANRAGVSARDREVVDRMTAYQIPDQDVEEFMREGGLGEYAK
- a CDS encoding M48 family metalloprotease; the protein is MQNNRIWTASLMALSMAVAGCAEVQRAAEDVARQSGNPRLAGAIHGAGNVVGSLFPIGYEEESSIGQAIALQVVARYGGVVDQPELVRYVNLVGRAVANTSDRPDIPYRVAILDHESINAFAAPAGYIFVTRGLLKQIKNEAELAAVLGHEIAHVSEKHILDVIQRSKRLAGVTEAGLSYATSNPAAFKGVIDGAVKKLLDEGLDQEKETDADTVGEVFAARVGYDAEAYVGLLTRLRDLKGDDRALFKTHPNFSARIEAVQKTIRTKHLASNGLVLQERFARMIKRV
- a CDS encoding sigma-54-dependent Fis family transcriptional regulator, giving the protein MHAPTLLIVEDEERMRRLFELVLKPAGYQLLLARSGDEALRMIQEHESLDMIITDLQLGAVSGMDVLEAARQQLPDVPVLIVTGYGTVKSAVEAMQKGAYDYISKPVDNEELKIVIARALQVRQLARDNRILRAGLHEQFGFDRMVSVSKEMELIKRLAREVAQTDATVLITGESGTGKDLLARAIHLVSPRAQGPMVALNCAGIPEHLLESELFGYEKGAFTDAKKAKPGRFQMADRGTLFLDEIGELSLTAQAKLLRVLEQHVVEPLGGVRSVAVDIRVIAATNQELPDLIKAGRFRLDLYYRLNVYQLRMPPLRERPEDIEPILTQFLSQARRERGSRIRGMTTEALAILKQYPWPGNVRELHNVVEWLTITCKQDEITPEHLPASFKSTPPPNEEKPAGTPSLLALGLSVEEVEKTMLQEALRKTGGNVSEASRLLKITRNTLRYRMAKHNLSLPSG
- the queG gene encoding tRNA epoxyqueuosine(34) reductase QueG, coding for MPASLTVAIKQAARELGFDAVGISLLPTQTNPATNLNREASAGDLLDRLQEWLRRGYHATMAWMVRDPGRRADPTRVLPGCRSIISVGMNYYTDYRADERQGNGRIARYAWGLDYHKILGDKLAQLAERIGALAPDSLNRAYVDTGPVMEKAWAQQAGLGWIGKHSNLVSTDFGSWLLLGEILTTLELEPDEAGTDLCGSCTLCIQACPTGAITEPYVVDAGRCISYLTIELRGTEPPIAEDLRRKLGNRIFGCDDCLDICPYNVQAGSTTEPGFQPSPLTAAPSLLALTKMDEQTFATTFKHSPIRRAKYAGLQRNLSWALSNETAPVDRHSTTPPPSADPR